A region from the uncultured Macellibacteroides sp. genome encodes:
- a CDS encoding sulfatase-like hydrolase/transferase: MAHFSKIVRWIAKQEHLYFLFSMLLVVPNFVFFVTEPLPVSIGLAAILMPLAFVMWLLLIFRKPGIMVWILLPKFILDGGQLILLYLFGESVVAVDMFLNLTSSNASEASELIGNIFIVILSVLFFYTIPTLYLAYRSVRLRDKLTLSFRKKWALIASGIFVMGGISFGMTPLENHQISFENDVYPANALYNLYFAIGKAEKNSKYHETSADFSFHARKDEKANKREIVVLVVGETSRAMEWSLYGYERSTTPRLEKLDGLVHFTNVITQSNNTHKSVPIILSAASAENYEVIYKQKSIVTAFKEAGYKTVVIANQKLTTSMIGSFYREADEFIDLSAFKTGTYLTSLHDGAVIPYVEKAVKETKGDLFIVLHTYGSHFNYHERYPKEFSIYKPDKVAGIRAAYKKQLRNAYDNTICYTDYVLSELTDLLAKTGDCSSMMYLSDHGEDIFDDNRARYLHASPIPTYYQLHIPCIIWFSDAYRATWPNKYQAALNHKATPVSTNSVFHTVLDLGGVITPVADATLMLTSPEFLVRDRMYLGDHDNPVPFWKIGLKEADFKMLDKWHITYGQR; encoded by the coding sequence ATGGCCCATTTTTCTAAAATAGTGCGTTGGATAGCAAAACAGGAACATCTTTATTTTTTGTTCTCGATGTTACTTGTTGTTCCTAATTTTGTGTTTTTTGTAACTGAACCTTTGCCTGTATCAATAGGTTTGGCCGCGATTTTAATGCCTCTTGCATTTGTAATGTGGCTGTTGTTGATATTTCGCAAACCGGGGATCATGGTTTGGATTCTGTTACCCAAATTTATTCTGGACGGTGGGCAGCTGATATTGCTTTATCTTTTTGGTGAATCGGTTGTAGCTGTCGACATGTTTCTTAATCTTACCAGTTCAAATGCTTCTGAAGCAAGTGAGCTGATTGGTAACATATTTATTGTTATTCTGAGTGTTCTCTTTTTCTATACAATACCGACTTTGTATCTGGCGTATCGTTCGGTAAGATTAAGAGATAAGCTCACTTTATCATTTCGTAAGAAATGGGCATTGATCGCTTCAGGAATCTTTGTTATGGGGGGAATTTCATTTGGAATGACTCCACTGGAGAATCACCAGATCTCTTTCGAGAACGATGTTTATCCTGCTAATGCACTATATAATCTTTACTTTGCCATAGGAAAGGCAGAGAAAAACAGCAAGTATCACGAAACCTCTGCTGATTTTTCGTTTCATGCCCGTAAGGATGAGAAAGCAAATAAACGAGAGATTGTTGTACTGGTGGTTGGTGAAACTTCACGGGCCATGGAATGGAGTTTGTACGGATATGAACGTAGTACTACGCCCAGACTTGAAAAACTGGATGGATTGGTGCATTTTACGAATGTAATTACCCAGTCTAACAATACGCATAAGAGTGTGCCAATTATTCTTTCGGCTGCATCTGCCGAAAATTATGAGGTTATTTATAAACAGAAAAGTATCGTAACTGCTTTCAAAGAGGCTGGGTATAAGACGGTGGTTATTGCGAATCAGAAGCTTACAACGTCTATGATTGGGTCCTTTTACAGGGAAGCCGACGAGTTTATAGATCTTAGTGCATTTAAGACAGGGACTTACCTAACTTCACTGCACGATGGAGCTGTTATTCCTTATGTGGAAAAGGCCGTGAAAGAGACCAAGGGCGATTTGTTTATTGTACTGCATACGTATGGTTCTCATTTTAATTACCACGAACGATATCCGAAAGAGTTTTCTATTTACAAGCCTGATAAAGTGGCGGGTATCCGTGCTGCTTATAAAAAGCAGCTTAGAAATGCCTATGATAATACGATCTGCTATACTGATTATGTTCTTTCGGAACTGACTGATTTGTTGGCTAAAACCGGTGATTGTTCTTCAATGATGTATCTTTCCGATCATGGCGAGGATATTTTTGATGATAATCGTGCAAGGTATTTGCATGCATCGCCTATCCCAACTTATTATCAGTTACATATTCCCTGTATCATTTGGTTTTCTGACGCTTACCGGGCTACCTGGCCGAATAAATACCAGGCTGCCTTAAACCATAAGGCTACGCCTGTAAGTACGAATAGCGTGTTTCATACGGTTCTTGATCTGGGTGGGGTAATTACTCCTGTTGCTGATGCAACTCTTATGCTTACCAGTCCTGAATTTCTTGTGCGTGACCGGATGTATCTTGGCGATCACGATAATCCTGTTCCTTTTTGGAAGATTGGCTTAAAGGAGGCCGATTTTAAGATGCTTGATAAATGGCATATCACCTATGGCCAACGATAG
- the recJ gene encoding single-stranded-DNA-specific exonuclease RecJ: MTNKWNFQKPTEEEIRTRDELAKKLGISPVICQLLVMRGITTEEEVIKFFKPNIADLHDPFLMPDMDKAVKRLNKALGEREKILVYGDYDVDGTTAVSLVYKFLRPYTSLLDYYIPDRYDEGYGISYKGIDYAAENDVKLIISLDCGIKAIEKIEYAKTKGIDFIICDHHMPDDTLPDAVAVLDAKRVDSQYPYEHLSGCGVGFKFMQAFAQSNNFPFSDLEKLLDLCAVSIASDIVPISGENRIMAYYGLKQINSNPSLGLKGIIDICGLAGKEITMSDIVFKIGPRINASGRMMNGKEAVDLLLAKDSESAREKSENINQYNDERRELDKKITEEANAIIDDIENMEDRKAIVVFNRGWHKGVIGIVASRLTEKYYRPAVVLTKSSELITGSARSVAGFDIYKAIESCRDLLENFGGHTYAAGLSLREENLEAFTNRFLQLASDEIDTDQMVPQIDVDAILDFKDINVKFMNDLKKMSPFGPDNQKPVFCSRRVKDYGTSKLVGKDLEHIKLELIDANSNNPIHGIAFGMHKHSKHIKGMKPFNICYTVEENTYNGNTTLQLMIKDIKPDDI, from the coding sequence ATGACCAACAAATGGAATTTTCAAAAACCGACAGAAGAAGAGATAAGAACGAGGGACGAACTAGCTAAAAAACTAGGAATCAGTCCCGTTATCTGTCAGCTACTCGTTATGCGCGGCATAACAACGGAAGAAGAAGTAATAAAATTTTTTAAACCAAACATCGCAGACCTGCACGATCCGTTTTTAATGCCCGACATGGACAAGGCTGTAAAACGGCTCAACAAGGCACTGGGTGAAAGAGAAAAAATATTGGTTTACGGCGATTATGATGTAGATGGTACAACAGCTGTTTCGCTGGTGTATAAGTTTTTACGCCCGTACACCTCCTTACTAGACTACTACATTCCCGATCGTTACGATGAAGGATACGGTATTTCTTATAAAGGAATAGACTATGCGGCCGAAAACGATGTAAAGCTAATCATCTCCCTCGACTGTGGTATCAAGGCCATCGAAAAGATTGAGTATGCCAAAACAAAAGGAATCGATTTCATTATCTGCGACCACCACATGCCCGACGATACCCTGCCGGATGCCGTGGCTGTACTTGATGCCAAACGTGTCGATTCTCAGTATCCGTACGAACACCTTTCGGGATGCGGCGTCGGATTCAAATTCATGCAGGCTTTTGCCCAAAGCAATAACTTTCCCTTTTCCGACCTGGAGAAGCTGCTTGATCTATGTGCTGTAAGCATTGCCTCGGATATCGTACCTATTTCGGGCGAAAACCGCATTATGGCCTATTACGGACTGAAGCAGATAAACAGTAACCCTAGTTTGGGCCTTAAAGGTATCATTGATATCTGTGGACTTGCAGGCAAAGAAATAACCATGTCGGATATTGTCTTTAAAATTGGTCCGCGTATCAACGCATCCGGACGTATGATGAATGGCAAGGAAGCGGTGGATCTTCTACTTGCCAAAGACAGCGAGAGTGCTCGCGAAAAAAGCGAAAACATCAACCAATATAACGACGAACGCCGCGAACTCGATAAAAAAATAACCGAAGAAGCTAATGCCATCATCGACGATATCGAGAACATGGAAGACCGCAAGGCCATTGTGGTGTTTAATCGCGGCTGGCATAAAGGGGTTATTGGCATTGTAGCTTCCCGTCTTACCGAAAAATATTACCGACCGGCCGTGGTTCTTACCAAATCGTCGGAACTTATAACAGGTTCGGCTCGTTCGGTTGCCGGATTCGATATTTACAAAGCAATTGAAAGTTGCCGCGACTTGCTCGAGAATTTCGGCGGACATACCTATGCTGCCGGTCTTTCACTGCGTGAAGAAAATCTGGAAGCATTTACCAACCGCTTCTTACAACTGGCATCCGACGAAATCGATACCGATCAGATGGTTCCTCAGATTGATGTGGATGCGATCCTCGATTTTAAGGACATCAACGTAAAGTTCATGAACGACCTGAAGAAGATGAGCCCATTCGGACCGGATAACCAGAAACCCGTATTTTGCAGTCGCCGGGTAAAGGATTATGGCACAAGCAAGCTTGTTGGAAAAGACCTCGAGCACATCAAGCTCGAGCTGATTGATGCCAATTCAAATAATCCCATCCACGGCATAGCATTCGGTATGCACAAGCACAGCAAGCATATCAAAGGAATGAAACCTTTTAATATCTGCTATACGGTAGAAGAAAATACATACAACGGAAACACAACGTTACAGCTGATGATCAAAGACATCAAGCCGGACGACATATGA
- a CDS encoding ATP-dependent DNA helicase RecQ, with the protein MDVYHKILEKYWGYQSFRPLQEDIIQSIASGKDTLGLMPTGGGKSITFQVPAMAMEGICIVVTPLIALMKDQVDNLKKVGIKATSVYAGMTRQEIITQLENCIFGDFKFLYVSPERLVTELFKAKLYAMNVSLLVIDESHCISQWGYDFRPSYLAIADVRELLPNIPVLALTATATPEVVDDIQNRLHFREKNVFQKSFGRNNLSYVVRHTEDKMNELIHMLNKVPGTAIVYVRNRKKTKEIAEILQQAGISADFFHAGINHAEKELKQQRWKNGECRVIVSTNAFGMGIDKPDVRLVVHIDMPGSLEEYYQEAGRAGRDEKRAYGVALCSGTDSAKLKKRMSDEFPERDFILRVYEALGNYYQVAVGFGLDTVHDFILNQFCASYKFPLLQTHHALKILELSGYIEYTEEIDNASRLLFTSSKEDLYKTLHQDKKTDDIIQAILRSYTGLFADFSYINEALIATRANVTQQEVYDTLIGLSHYRIVKYIPHKKTPLIVFTQTREDLKYVVIPQSAYEERKQRFEGRIQRVLEYIKENKRCRSRMLLDYFGEKESTDCGCCDVCLAKNSSGLSNHEFNTIKNAIEKAANTSPQEVNKLVESLPHPTEKSITVIRFLADNDPQYQLFDGYLRIIGPKE; encoded by the coding sequence GTGGATGTCTACCATAAGATATTAGAGAAGTACTGGGGATACCAGTCTTTTCGTCCGCTGCAGGAAGATATTATTCAATCCATCGCATCGGGCAAGGATACACTTGGCCTCATGCCTACGGGCGGAGGTAAATCAATAACCTTCCAGGTGCCAGCTATGGCCATGGAAGGCATCTGTATTGTGGTTACTCCGCTTATTGCCCTGATGAAGGACCAGGTGGATAACCTCAAGAAAGTGGGTATAAAAGCTACGTCTGTTTATGCCGGGATGACCCGTCAGGAGATTATCACGCAGCTCGAAAATTGTATTTTCGGAGACTTTAAGTTCCTCTATGTTTCGCCGGAACGACTAGTTACAGAGCTTTTCAAAGCCAAGCTCTATGCCATGAATGTGTCGTTGCTGGTTATCGACGAAAGTCACTGTATCTCGCAGTGGGGATACGATTTCCGTCCCTCCTACCTGGCCATTGCCGATGTACGCGAACTACTTCCCAACATTCCCGTGCTGGCGCTTACAGCCACAGCTACGCCCGAAGTGGTAGACGATATACAAAACCGTCTTCATTTCCGCGAAAAGAATGTGTTTCAAAAAAGCTTCGGACGCAACAACCTGTCGTATGTGGTGCGCCATACAGAAGACAAAATGAACGAGCTGATCCACATGCTCAACAAAGTACCGGGAACCGCCATTGTGTATGTGCGTAACCGGAAAAAGACCAAAGAGATTGCCGAAATCCTTCAACAGGCAGGTATATCGGCCGATTTCTTTCATGCCGGCATCAACCATGCGGAAAAGGAACTGAAACAGCAACGATGGAAAAACGGCGAATGTCGTGTGATTGTCTCCACCAATGCCTTCGGAATGGGAATCGACAAGCCAGATGTTCGTTTGGTTGTACATATTGATATGCCCGGATCGCTGGAAGAATACTACCAGGAAGCAGGTCGTGCCGGCCGCGACGAGAAACGGGCCTATGGCGTAGCTCTTTGCAGCGGAACCGACAGTGCCAAGCTTAAAAAAAGAATGTCGGACGAGTTTCCCGAACGCGACTTCATCCTCCGGGTATACGAAGCCCTCGGCAATTACTACCAGGTAGCCGTTGGATTCGGACTAGACACCGTTCACGACTTTATCCTGAACCAATTTTGTGCATCTTATAAATTCCCGTTGCTTCAAACCCATCATGCCTTAAAGATACTCGAGCTTTCGGGTTATATCGAATATACGGAAGAGATAGACAACGCCTCGCGCCTGCTGTTTACCTCCAGTAAGGAAGATCTGTACAAAACCCTGCATCAGGACAAGAAAACAGACGACATCATTCAGGCTATTCTGCGATCGTACACCGGACTGTTTGCCGACTTCTCCTACATCAACGAAGCCCTTATTGCCACCCGTGCCAACGTAACCCAGCAAGAGGTATACGACACGCTGATCGGTTTATCGCACTACCGCATTGTGAAGTACATTCCTCACAAGAAAACACCCCTGATTGTTTTCACCCAAACACGCGAAGACCTTAAGTACGTGGTTATCCCGCAAAGTGCTTACGAAGAACGCAAACAACGATTCGAAGGTCGTATCCAGCGTGTACTTGAATATATAAAGGAAAACAAACGCTGCCGTAGCCGCATGCTGTTGGATTATTTTGGTGAAAAGGAGTCGACCGACTGCGGATGCTGTGATGTGTGTCTGGCTAAAAATAGTTCGGGCTTGTCGAATCACGAATTCAATACCATCAAGAACGCAATCGAAAAAGCAGCCAACACATCTCCACAAGAAGTAAACAAACTGGTGGAATCGCTTCCCCATCCCACGGAGAAAAGCATCACCGTGATCCGGTTCCTGGCAGACAACGACCCACAGTATCAACTGTTCGACGGCTACCTGCGTATTATCGGACCCAAAGAGTAA
- a CDS encoding Crp/Fnr family transcriptional regulator — protein MNTFESIRTHVDSVIKLEDNEWSSLIDIIEVMSIRKNEFFLSKNQICDSIAYLNKGTLIYYQTLDNGNDITTDFAFEGDWVTNNLSRLNNIPSHLNIKAIENSDLLVIKQKDLLELYDRIPKLEKLGRLLMEHAYVKLVQLSIDLQTLSATDRYLKLLGDYPEIINKVPLYHIANYLGIAPKSLSRIRNTIFNGE, from the coding sequence TTGAACACCTTCGAAAGCATTAGGACGCATGTTGATTCCGTAATCAAACTGGAAGACAATGAATGGAGTTCTCTGATTGATATTATCGAGGTAATGTCGATCCGGAAAAATGAGTTTTTTCTGAGTAAAAATCAGATTTGCGATTCAATCGCTTATCTCAATAAGGGAACATTGATTTATTACCAGACTCTTGATAATGGAAATGATATAACAACCGATTTTGCTTTCGAAGGTGATTGGGTGACCAATAATCTTAGCCGGCTAAATAATATTCCTTCGCATCTAAATATTAAAGCGATTGAGAATTCGGATTTACTGGTGATAAAGCAAAAAGATTTACTGGAACTGTATGATAGAATTCCTAAGCTGGAAAAGTTAGGTCGCTTGCTGATGGAGCATGCTTATGTAAAGTTGGTACAGCTTAGTATTGATTTGCAGACGTTATCTGCAACGGACCGCTATTTAAAGCTTCTCGGCGACTATCCCGAAATCATTAATAAGGTCCCTCTCTATCATATCGCTAATTATTTAGGTATTGCTCCCAAATCGTTGAGCCGGATACGAAATACTATTTTTAATGGTGAATGA
- a CDS encoding SDR family NAD(P)-dependent oxidoreductase, with the protein MKGKIIFITGASSGIGEGCARKFASEGADLILNARNTNKLNVMKSVLEATYGIEVLLLPFDVRDRNAARSSIQSLQGKWENIDVLINNAGLVIGFDKEFEGNLDEWDVVIDTNIKGLLNITRIVTPGMVKRGKGHIINIGSIAGDAAYPGGSVYCATKAAVKTLSDGLRQDLVDTPLKVTNIKPGLVETNFSVVRFRGDKQAADNFYRGIQPLTGDDVAESVYFAASTPAHVQVAEMLVLATNQATSNVAHRSSK; encoded by the coding sequence ATGAAAGGTAAAATTATTTTTATAACAGGGGCCAGCAGTGGAATTGGCGAGGGGTGCGCCAGGAAGTTTGCTTCTGAAGGTGCGGATTTGATTCTGAATGCACGCAATACGAACAAACTAAATGTGATGAAATCGGTGTTGGAGGCTACTTATGGTATTGAAGTATTGCTGCTGCCTTTCGATGTGCGCGACCGGAATGCTGCGCGTTCTTCCATTCAATCTCTTCAGGGGAAATGGGAAAATATTGATGTCCTTATTAATAATGCCGGTCTGGTGATCGGTTTCGATAAAGAATTTGAAGGTAACCTGGATGAATGGGATGTGGTTATCGATACTAATATTAAGGGTTTACTGAACATTACCCGAATAGTAACTCCGGGTATGGTGAAAAGAGGGAAGGGGCATATTATCAATATTGGCTCTATCGCGGGTGATGCCGCTTATCCGGGGGGGAGCGTCTATTGTGCCACGAAAGCCGCTGTGAAAACGCTTTCGGATGGTTTGAGACAGGATTTGGTGGATACTCCGTTGAAGGTGACTAACATTAAGCCGGGTTTGGTGGAGACTAATTTTTCGGTGGTGCGTTTCAGGGGCGACAAGCAGGCGGCCGATAATTTCTATCGCGGGATACAACCGCTTACGGGCGACGATGTTGCTGAGTCGGTTTATTTTGCTGCTTCTACGCCTGCTCATGTTCAGGTTGCCGAGATGTTGGTGTTGGCTACTAATCAGGCAACTTCTAATGTTGCCCACAGATCTTCTAAATAA
- a CDS encoding 6-bladed beta-propeller, producing the protein MIKSISILLIVICLGCTNNAGTEVYQSNRDEIINVHKKVKEIEINDVLIGSQSRLYLMDDYLIISDHKSFDKLIHIFNKNNFKYLTSTAYKGEGPDEIAIMGHIGTDEINRVFFVSDHGKQCIFAYNLDSVLADSTYIPTEKIKFDERRFPSEYEYINDTLCFGRMIEPIGNSDFKPSVAKWNMKTGKVISMKYEHPQIEKKRMMFAVSVEHRIYVECYSYHDLMTICNLNGELKYNVYGPNWDNRKSNKISYYGKPVICNDRIIVSYSGDDNHSGDNYPTKFLVFNINGDYLHTLETGYRISDFCFDKENNRIIMCLDDEIQFAYLVLD; encoded by the coding sequence ATGATTAAATCGATATCGATATTGCTTATAGTTATTTGTTTAGGTTGTACAAATAATGCAGGAACAGAGGTATATCAATCCAATCGTGATGAAATTATTAATGTGCATAAAAAAGTGAAGGAGATAGAGATAAACGATGTTTTAATCGGTTCTCAATCTCGTTTATATTTGATGGATGATTATTTGATAATAAGTGATCACAAATCGTTTGATAAGCTTATTCACATTTTTAATAAAAACAATTTTAAGTATCTTACCAGTACTGCATATAAAGGCGAAGGTCCGGACGAGATTGCTATAATGGGTCATATCGGCACCGACGAGATAAATCGCGTGTTTTTTGTTTCAGATCATGGAAAACAATGTATTTTTGCTTACAATTTAGATAGTGTTCTTGCCGATTCTACGTATATACCAACCGAGAAAATAAAATTTGATGAGCGTAGATTTCCGAGTGAATACGAATATATTAATGACACTTTATGTTTTGGCAGAATGATAGAACCTATTGGAAATTCAGATTTTAAACCATCTGTGGCAAAATGGAATATGAAAACAGGAAAGGTTATCTCCATGAAATATGAACATCCTCAAATTGAGAAGAAACGTATGATGTTTGCCGTATCTGTTGAACATAGAATCTATGTGGAATGTTATAGCTATCATGATCTGATGACTATCTGTAATTTGAATGGCGAATTAAAGTATAATGTATATGGTCCTAATTGGGATAACCGAAAATCAAACAAAATCTCTTATTACGGGAAACCTGTTATTTGTAATGATAGGATAATTGTATCCTATTCGGGTGATGACAATCATTCGGGTGACAATTATCCAACTAAGTTTCTTGTTTTTAATATCAATGGTGATTATTTGCACACCTTAGAGACGGGGTATCGGATTTCTGATTTTTGCTTTGACAAAGAAAATAATAGAATCATAATGTGTTTAGATGATGAAATACAGTTTGCATATTTGGTTCTTGATTAA
- a CDS encoding glycoside hydrolase family 27 protein: protein MKKQILLLSTALLLTLFPQEQEAQTSVTTKPGQFKEWAQTPPMGWNSWDCYGPTVVEREVKANADYMADNLKMYGWEYIVVDIRWFVENDKAGGYNQTDPRYVLDEYGRYQPAVNRFPSAMDGNGFKELAAYVHSKGLKFGIHIMRGIPKEAVAKKLPVLGTCGIMADQIYSTNLLCEWLKDNYTIDPSKPGAQEYYNSIIDLYASWGVDFIKVDDLSRPYHQGEIELIRNAIDNCGRHIVLSTSPGETPADKADHVRNHANMWRMVDDVWDTWPHITHLFEISQKWYSYIAPGTWPDCDMIPLGRISVRGERGEDRMTRLTKDEQYTLMNLFCIFRSPLMFGGDLPSNDAFTLSLLTNKEVLKMHREGTDVRQVFNKDGKVAITSRNAKTGECYLALFNLNDKEAVDVSVSLTSLFGKGKHKATDMWTGKEIGFFSGLFGQNLAPHASRLLKFKQ, encoded by the coding sequence ATGAAGAAACAAATTTTGTTGCTGTCAACAGCACTTTTGCTTACTCTTTTTCCTCAGGAACAAGAGGCACAAACTTCTGTAACCACGAAGCCCGGACAATTCAAAGAATGGGCGCAAACGCCTCCAATGGGTTGGAACAGCTGGGATTGTTACGGCCCCACTGTTGTTGAGCGTGAAGTAAAAGCCAATGCCGATTATATGGCAGATAACCTTAAAATGTATGGATGGGAGTATATCGTAGTCGATATCCGCTGGTTTGTAGAAAATGATAAGGCAGGCGGGTATAACCAAACGGATCCACGTTATGTACTGGATGAATACGGTCGTTATCAGCCGGCAGTTAACAGGTTTCCGTCGGCAATGGATGGTAATGGTTTTAAAGAGCTGGCCGCTTACGTGCACAGCAAAGGGCTGAAGTTTGGTATCCATATCATGCGGGGTATCCCCAAGGAGGCAGTAGCCAAAAAACTTCCTGTTCTTGGTACGTGTGGCATAATGGCAGATCAGATTTATTCGACCAACCTGCTTTGCGAATGGCTAAAAGATAATTATACCATTGATCCTTCAAAGCCGGGTGCACAAGAATACTATAACTCTATCATTGATTTGTATGCTTCGTGGGGCGTCGACTTTATCAAAGTCGATGACTTGTCTCGTCCGTATCATCAGGGTGAGATCGAATTGATTCGTAATGCGATTGATAATTGCGGTCGTCATATTGTGTTGAGCACTTCACCCGGCGAAACGCCTGCAGATAAGGCAGACCATGTTCGTAACCATGCTAATATGTGGCGAATGGTTGATGATGTATGGGATACATGGCCCCATATTACACATCTTTTCGAAATATCTCAGAAGTGGTATTCATACATAGCTCCCGGAACTTGGCCTGATTGCGATATGATTCCTTTAGGTCGTATCTCTGTCCGGGGCGAAAGAGGCGAGGATCGTATGACCCGCCTTACCAAGGACGAGCAATATACGCTGATGAATCTTTTCTGTATTTTCCGTTCTCCCTTGATGTTTGGTGGTGATTTACCCAGTAACGATGCATTTACCTTATCGTTGCTAACCAATAAAGAGGTGCTTAAAATGCACCGCGAAGGTACGGACGTACGTCAGGTATTCAACAAAGATGGAAAGGTGGCAATCACATCACGAAATGCAAAGACCGGAGAATGCTATTTGGCCTTGTTTAACCTGAACGACAAAGAGGCTGTGGATGTTTCTGTTTCGCTGACCAGTCTGTTTGGAAAAGGAAAACATAAAGCAACAGACATGTGGACTGGAAAAGAAATAGGCTTCTTTAGCGGTCTGTTCGGACAAAACCTTGCTCCACACGCATCCCGATTACTAAAGTTCAAACAATAA
- a CDS encoding DNA-3-methyladenine glycosylase I, which produces MNKEETIVRCGWSNNDPLYDKYHDQEWGREVNDDATMFEFLVLESSQAGLSWITILRRRENYSKAFAGFDTQKVSLFTVQDVDRLMQDAGIIRNRRKIESTISNARCFLEVQKEFGSFCAYLRSFLPEGKPIINHWQKLSEVPASTALSDCISKDMKKRGFKFFGTTICYAHLQAVGYVNDHLDSCHFK; this is translated from the coding sequence ATGAATAAAGAAGAAACGATTGTACGCTGTGGCTGGAGCAATAATGATCCGCTATATGATAAATATCATGACCAGGAGTGGGGGCGTGAGGTTAATGACGATGCAACCATGTTTGAATTTCTTGTGTTAGAGAGTTCGCAAGCCGGACTTAGCTGGATAACTATTTTGCGGAGACGAGAGAATTATAGTAAAGCTTTTGCCGGATTCGATACGCAAAAGGTGTCGTTGTTTACTGTGCAAGATGTAGATAGACTGATGCAGGATGCTGGTATTATCCGAAACAGACGTAAAATAGAATCGACTATTTCCAATGCTCGCTGCTTTCTGGAGGTACAGAAGGAGTTTGGGAGTTTTTGCGCTTATCTAAGATCTTTTTTACCTGAAGGAAAGCCAATAATTAATCATTGGCAAAAATTATCAGAGGTTCCGGCGTCTACTGCTTTATCCGATTGTATTAGCAAAGATATGAAAAAAAGAGGATTTAAGTTTTTTGGAACAACCATTTGTTACGCGCATTTACAAGCTGTCGGATATGTAAATGATCACCTTGATAGCTGCCATTTCAAATAA